A portion of the Streptomyces sp. YPW6 genome contains these proteins:
- a CDS encoding TetR/AcrR family transcriptional regulator: MSTHAAARVPAPTRREQILREAARLFAERGFHGVGVDEIGAAVGISGPGLYRHFPGKDAMLAELLVGISERLLEGGRLRVAEDAARGGGSPEALLDALIEGHIDFALDDRPLITLHDRELDRLRDTDRKRVRRLQREYVEVWVGVVRALYPSLAENRARVTVHAVFGLLNSTPHLARPDALPGRAATAALLHRLARGAFAAAEPS; this comes from the coding sequence ATGAGCACCCATGCCGCCGCCCGCGTGCCGGCCCCCACTCGCCGCGAGCAGATCCTGCGGGAGGCCGCCCGCCTCTTCGCCGAGCGCGGTTTCCACGGAGTCGGCGTCGACGAGATAGGCGCCGCCGTCGGGATCAGCGGACCCGGCCTCTACCGCCACTTCCCCGGCAAGGACGCGATGCTCGCCGAACTGCTGGTGGGCATCAGCGAGCGTCTGCTGGAGGGCGGGCGGCTGCGGGTGGCGGAGGACGCGGCCCGGGGCGGCGGCTCCCCGGAGGCGCTCCTGGACGCGCTCATCGAGGGCCACATCGACTTCGCCCTCGACGACCGTCCCCTGATCACTCTCCACGACCGGGAGCTGGACCGTCTGCGCGACACGGACCGCAAGCGGGTGCGCCGGCTCCAGCGCGAGTACGTCGAGGTCTGGGTCGGCGTCGTCCGCGCCCTCTACCCGTCGCTGGCCGAGAACCGGGCCCGCGTCACCGTGCACGCCGTCTTCGGCCTGCTGAACTCCACCCCGCACCTGGCCCGCCCCGACGCCCTGCCCGGCCGCGCGGCGACCGCCGCCCTGCTGCACCGGCTGGCCCGGGGCGCCTTCGCGGCGGCGGAGCCCTCCTGA
- a CDS encoding carboxyl transferase domain-containing protein, whose protein sequence is MQQAPVLASAADPASEAWQANEAAHRALSDELAERLATARLGGGEKARARHEARGKLLPRDRVDTLLDPGSPFLELAPLAANGMYGDQAPAAGVIAGIGRVSGRECVIVANDATVKGGTYYPMTVKKHLRAQEVALENRLPCLYLVDSGGAFLPMQDEVFPDRDHFGRIFYNQARMSGAGIPQIAAVLGSCTAGGAYVPAMSDEAVIVRNQGTIFLGGPPLVKAATGEVVTAEELGGGEVHSRTSGVTDHLAEDDAHALRIVRTIVATLPDRSPLPWSVEPAEEPKVDPAGLYGAVPVDSRTPYDVREVIARVVDGSRFQEFKAEYGQTLITGFARIHGHPVGIVANNGILFSESAQKGAHFIELCDQRGIPLVFLQNISGFMVGRDYEAGGIAKHGAKMVTAVACTRVPKLTVVVGGSYGAGNYSMCGRAYSPRFLWMWPNAKISVMGGEQAASVLATVKRDQLGDDWSAEDEEAFKAPIRAQYETQGNAYYASARLWDDGVIDPVDTRQVLGLALTACANAPLPQKDPAGPGFGVFRM, encoded by the coding sequence ATGCAGCAGGCACCGGTCCTGGCGAGCGCGGCCGATCCCGCCTCGGAGGCCTGGCAGGCCAACGAGGCGGCGCATCGCGCGCTCTCCGACGAGCTGGCGGAACGCCTCGCCACGGCACGGCTGGGCGGAGGTGAGAAGGCACGGGCCCGCCATGAGGCGCGCGGCAAGCTGCTCCCCCGGGACCGGGTGGACACCCTGCTCGACCCGGGCTCGCCCTTCCTGGAGCTGGCCCCCCTGGCGGCGAACGGGATGTACGGCGACCAGGCCCCGGCCGCGGGCGTCATCGCGGGCATCGGGCGGGTCTCCGGCCGGGAGTGCGTGATCGTCGCCAATGACGCGACCGTCAAGGGCGGCACGTACTACCCGATGACCGTCAAGAAGCACCTGCGCGCCCAGGAAGTGGCCCTGGAGAACCGTCTCCCCTGCCTCTACCTGGTCGACTCGGGGGGCGCGTTCCTGCCGATGCAGGACGAGGTCTTCCCCGACCGGGACCACTTCGGGCGGATCTTCTACAACCAGGCCCGGATGTCGGGGGCGGGCATCCCGCAGATCGCGGCGGTGCTGGGCTCCTGCACGGCGGGCGGGGCGTACGTCCCGGCGATGAGCGACGAGGCCGTCATCGTCCGCAACCAGGGCACGATCTTCCTCGGCGGCCCGCCCCTGGTGAAGGCCGCGACCGGCGAGGTCGTCACGGCGGAGGAGCTGGGCGGCGGCGAGGTCCACTCCCGTACGTCGGGGGTCACCGACCATCTCGCGGAGGACGACGCGCACGCGCTGCGGATCGTCCGCACCATCGTCGCGACCCTCCCGGACCGGTCCCCGCTCCCGTGGTCGGTGGAGCCGGCCGAGGAGCCGAAGGTGGACCCGGCCGGGCTGTACGGGGCGGTCCCGGTGGACTCCCGCACCCCCTACGACGTGCGCGAGGTGATCGCGCGCGTGGTGGACGGCTCCCGCTTCCAGGAGTTCAAGGCGGAGTACGGGCAGACCCTGATCACCGGCTTCGCCCGGATCCACGGCCATCCGGTCGGGATCGTCGCGAACAACGGCATCCTGTTCTCCGAGTCGGCCCAGAAGGGCGCGCACTTCATCGAGCTGTGCGACCAGCGCGGCATCCCGCTCGTCTTCCTCCAGAACATCTCCGGCTTCATGGTCGGCCGGGACTACGAGGCGGGCGGCATCGCCAAGCACGGCGCGAAGATGGTCACGGCGGTGGCGTGCACCCGGGTGCCGAAGCTGACGGTCGTCGTCGGCGGTTCGTACGGCGCGGGCAACTACTCCATGTGCGGCCGGGCCTACAGCCCGCGATTCCTGTGGATGTGGCCGAACGCCAAGATCTCCGTGATGGGCGGCGAGCAGGCCGCCTCGGTCCTCGCCACCGTCAAGCGCGACCAGCTGGGCGACGACTGGAGCGCCGAGGACGAGGAAGCGTTCAAGGCCCCGATCCGCGCCCAGTACGAGACCCAGGGCAACGCGTACTACGCCAGCGCCCGGCTCTGGGACGACGGCGTGATCGACCCCGTGGACACCCGGCAGGTCCTCGGCCTCGCCCTGACCGCCTGCGCCAACGCCCCGCTGCCCCAGAAGGACCCGGCCGGGCCCGGCTTCGGCGTCTTCCGGATGTGA
- a CDS encoding cold-shock protein: MATGTVKWFNTEKGFGYIEPDDGGSDVFVHFNAITGDQFRDLTEGQRVSFGIEEGSRGPMATEVVRL; the protein is encoded by the coding sequence ATGGCTACAGGCACGGTGAAGTGGTTCAACACCGAGAAGGGCTTCGGATACATCGAGCCGGACGACGGCGGAAGCGATGTCTTCGTCCACTTCAACGCGATCACCGGCGATCAGTTCAGGGACCTCACCGAAGGGCAGCGGGTGAGCTTCGGGATCGAGGAGGGCAGCAGGGGCCCCATGGCGACCGAGGTCGTGAGGCTCTGA
- a CDS encoding PP2C family protein-serine/threonine phosphatase, whose protein sequence is MGRRWVRAVADSPNTPPLATMLGIALVDVSTGSEYNLLPVYAAGPAIASARGSVRNVFAVGAVAVALCLLFAWKADRFGELRMTVALTAICYVTLAAAYAARSRRKVERRLVDVRDVARTLEDVLFTPVPPAIGPVRIGASYVSASRATRVGGDLYEVEPCPVGVRLVIADVQGKGLETVQCASVVLTAFREAAPDAGELADVGRRIEAALERKTDGQRFVTGILAQITRDGSLLAFNHGHPPPLLLGHDGTAAFVESDDQVPPFGLTALTGPTDLHDSVTRIPLGVGDRILFYTDGLSEARDTEGAFYPVLHRAAPLLRDGRPEDALTRLRADVAVFTGKAPDDDSALLLIEVRGPLAAPAGGV, encoded by the coding sequence ATGGGACGTCGCTGGGTCAGGGCCGTCGCGGATTCGCCGAACACGCCGCCGCTGGCCACCATGCTGGGCATCGCGCTCGTGGACGTGTCGACGGGATCGGAGTACAACCTGCTCCCGGTCTACGCGGCCGGCCCCGCGATCGCCTCCGCACGGGGATCGGTGCGGAACGTCTTCGCGGTGGGAGCCGTCGCCGTCGCCCTCTGCCTCCTCTTCGCGTGGAAGGCCGACCGCTTCGGCGAACTGCGCATGACGGTGGCCTTGACCGCCATCTGCTACGTCACCCTGGCCGCGGCCTACGCGGCCCGGTCACGCCGGAAGGTCGAGCGCCGCCTCGTCGACGTCCGGGACGTCGCCCGCACCCTGGAGGACGTCCTCTTCACTCCCGTCCCGCCGGCCATCGGCCCCGTCCGCATCGGCGCCTCCTACGTGTCCGCGAGCCGTGCCACCCGCGTGGGAGGAGATCTCTACGAGGTCGAGCCGTGCCCCGTCGGCGTACGCCTGGTCATCGCGGACGTCCAGGGCAAAGGGCTCGAAACGGTCCAGTGCGCCTCCGTGGTCCTCACGGCCTTCAGGGAGGCCGCCCCGGATGCCGGGGAGCTGGCCGACGTGGGCCGCCGCATCGAAGCGGCTCTGGAGCGCAAGACGGACGGTCAGCGGTTCGTGACCGGTATCCTCGCGCAGATCACCCGGGACGGCAGCCTCCTGGCGTTCAACCACGGCCACCCCCCGCCCCTCCTGCTCGGCCACGACGGCACGGCCGCCTTCGTCGAGTCCGACGATCAGGTTCCCCCCTTCGGGCTCACGGCGCTGACCGGCCCCACCGACCTGCACGACAGTGTCACCCGCATCCCTCTGGGCGTCGGGGACCGCATCCTCTTCTACACCGACGGCCTGAGCGAGGCCCGCGACACGGAGGGAGCCTTCTACCCCGTGCTCCACCGGGCGGCACCCCTGCTGCGGGACGGCCGACCCGAAGACGCGCTCACCCGGCTCCGCGCGGACGTCGCCGTGTTCACCGGCAAGGCGCCCGACGACGACTCCGCGCTCCTCCTGATAGAGGTCCGCGGGCCGCTGGCGGCGCCCGCCGGCGGGGTGTGA